The window ttctcgttatatattgactttattctcaaaattttacgactttattctcgttatatattgactttattcttgaaattttacaactttattctcgttaaatattaactttattcttgaaaatgtacaactttattcttgtaaatattgactttattcttgaaattgtacaactttattctcgtaaatattgactttattcttgaaattttacgactttattctcgttatatattgactttattctcaacaTTTTACGATTTTACTCtcattaaataatgactttattctcgaaatttTACGATTTTACTctcgttaaataatgactttattctcaacattttatgactttattctcattatatagactttattctctaaattttacgactttattctcgttatatattaactttattcttgaaattttacaactttattctcgttaaatattGACTTTACTCCTGAAattttacaactttattctcgtaaatattgactttattcttgaaattttacgactttattctcgttatatattgactttattctcgaaatttTACGATTTTACTctcgttaaataatgactttattctcaacattttacgactttattctcattatatagactttattctctaaattttacgactttattctcgttatatattgactttattctcaaaattttacgactttattctcgttatatattgactttattcttgaaattttacaactttattctcgttaaatattgactttattcttgaaattttacaactttgttctcgttaaatattgactttattctcaaaattgtatgactttattctcattatatattaactttattctctaaattttacgactttattctcaaaattttaagactttattctcgttatatattgactttattctcaacaTTTTACGATTTTATTCTCATTATATAGACTTTATTCTCTAAattttacgactttattctcgttaaatattaacttcattctcaaaattttaagattttactctcattaaataatgactttattcttaaaattttacaattttattgtcgttatatattgactttattctcgaaattttacgactttattctagttaaatattgactttattctcgaaatttTACAGcgttattctcgttatatatagCCTTTATTCTCTAAattttatgactttattctcgttaaatattgattttattCTCGAAattttacgactttattctcgttatatatatttactttatttttgaaattttacgattttattctcgttaaataataactttattctctaacttttttttactttgttctcgttaaatattgactttattctcgcaattttacgactttattctcattaaataatgactttattctcaaaattttACGACtttgttctcgttatacattgaactttattctcaaaatgtacaactttattTTCGTTATATATTCACTTTATTATCGAAatttatgactttattcttgttaaataattactttatgCTCGAAattttacaactttattctcgttaaataatgtttttattctcgaaattttacaactttattctcgttatatattgactttattctcgaaattttatgactttattctcgttatatattgactttattctcgaaattgtatgactttattctcgttaaataatgactttattctcaaaattttacgactttatttttgttatataatgactttattctcaaaattatatttatcctgacttttttctttgagttttatgactttattctgccatttttaatgactttaatctcaagatggttttatttcttattttagCTTGGCCATAATTCATTCTTGGTACTGTTTAACTGCATATGAGCAACATTATTTTTTGAACATCAACTGCATCACCATGAGTTTGCAGCATAATAAAATCTTTATTGCATAAAAATGCAACTTTGAAGCTATAGTAAAAAACTAAGTGATATCATATCTAAAATCTCTAGCTATCTATAAAGATAGGGGTTTATGAAAGGTCATAAGACATCAGATCATACACTTCAAGTCACTCTGCTTTGAATTCTGATCAAGTGACACATAATTTCCTTTCtgattttaagttttgttttctttttaaataccAAACGTGTAATGGTGCAAACAACTGACAGACCTAACTGATCTATTTTGTATTATAAATTGTTTCGTATCATCAATGAAAAACCTGTATAGCTCAGTAGCGCAAAATaacatgggtttgaacccagtgaacacacatactgataaaaatgtataccgtGTCACTttaagcatctgccaaatgcataaacataaacacaaaaaacaacagAAATGGAAGTCACTGCTGGTTCACCAATTGGCTATTTGGTTTATCACACACAATAAATGGGCACACTGAATAATTTATTgtttgtaataaattatcttatCATCTTATAAAGGAACAGAAAACAAAGATCCAAAGTTTTTAACATCCAAAATATACGTTTTGTAACAGTCACCGATAACCCAAGGATTTCAAGTGCGTCAGTTTTGCTAATAAAACGTGATAATGTCAAAGCTTTGAGATTATGCAGTGACGTTTAGTTTTTATGAACCCTGGTGATTTTGCTGAACACCTCATACAGTTCATATATAGAGGAAGAAATACAATAAAGGCTAATAACAATACAAGTAAAAAGTCCATTTAAAAAGAGTAAAGAGCTAATGCAATGTTACTGTAtttctttcttgtttttttctctcttcaAATAAATTCAAAAGCAAAATCTTATTattgcattcatttttttatttatttttggaatCATCTGTCGTTCACaggaaaatatgtttttacaagTAAACTTGCTACTGATCCTGTCCTTTGCCCCTAGTATACAAGTTAAGTTAACTATACCCATGGTAAACCTGGAACTCTTTcacttatataaaaaattatacttATGTATATATGACATGTTGTGACATTTAGTTATTCTTTAACAGTTATGTTGGCAATTAGGTACCAGTTACACAATGTGTTGTATATTTGCTTTTCGAACATCGTCGTGGTCAGCAAATCCAATCGCTCTTGAATAAgtttacaacagctttctcagtATGACTTGTCATTACAGTAAGAGGATGCGTGATGCAAAAATTATGAAATGACTTTTGCAATACATTTTTGGAGAATAGTTCCCACAAGAACTGATCTAAACACAAAAATCTCCAATCACATTACTGATGGATTGCTGAGCATTGggcaaaattattattaaacagATTGTAATCAATAATTCATATCAACTCAAGTTTTTACattactttaaagggatagttcacccaaaaaataaaCTTTCCTCTCATCATTTATTCTCAAGAtgttacaaacatgtatacatttctttgttctgctgaacacaaaagaagatttttTGACCAACCTGttttggggcaccattgacttccatagtattctatTCTACAATAAAACTCAATGGTGGTCCAAAACAACTTGATTATAAAACATTCCAGTTcaataaataagtaaacaaagacaattttttttttttttgttgaactaTTTCTAAgtttaacaattttaacttgtttttatacagtatgttaCAGCAAATCATCACTAAACCGTAAAAAGTGAAatgttggatcaacttaaaaaattactttatttggTAACTCCAATTTGTTCAACGTAAAATTTTCAAAGTATATATTTAGGTGTACCAAATGaagacattttttacttttgtagTCGAAATTTGACTTGCAGAGCCGTATGATTAAACTTTTATTATCAAAAGTTTGTACAGTGTGGTTTCAATGAGGTCTTATCACATTTGTTAACTTTTTATATCTCACTGACCGTCCGAGCACCAGAGCAGCTCTTTGTTAATAGATGACTCATAAATTTTGTGGGAGGGGAATCATTCATAACCTCAAATAAAACGTTCTTCAGATGTCAGTTCATTCCTCGCATCCTGTTGTCCGGCAACGTTCAAGCATGGCGAAGGGTTTCTTCATCAGCAAAACCATTGGGATAGTGGGAATTGTGATAGGTGCTGGAGCCGTTGCCACGATCATCGCCCTATCTGTGGTATACTCCCAAGAGAAGGCTAAGAACAACGATGTAAAACCCACAGATGAAGTGACCACCACAAAACCCCCAACAGGTCCAGCTCCGACGACCCCGCAATCCAACGAACCTTGGGACCAGTGGCGGCTTCCTAAAACGCTGATTCCAGAATCGTACAAGGTCGACCTGTGGCCAAGACTGAAGGAGGACCCTACAACCGGCTTGTACATCTTTACTGGAACCTCAAGCGTCATCTTCAAATGTGTGGAGGAGACAGACCTCATTCTCATTCATTCCAATAAGTTAAACATGACCAAAGATGCCACCTTGACTTCAATCGGCGGCAAACCAGTTCCTCCTATTAAATCCACCTGGATGCAGACGAAAACGCAGTATATGGTGATTCACCTGGAAGATAAATTAACCGCCGGGGAAAGCTATGAGCTCCATACAGAATTCGTAGGGGAGCTTGCGGACGACTTGGGTGGCTTCTACCGAAGTGTATATATTGATTCTAATGGAGTAGAAAAGTAAGATTTTGATGTATATTGTACttccaaatgtttttaaaataaagatgctaTATGAGGTTCTTTGCACGGATgccataaaaaaagtttttcagtcaaaggttcttaattttttaaaaatagttttaaaaagttttccactacaaataacacaaaagttttttggatgttaaaggttctttatggaaccataaaACCAAAATGGCCTTTTTATGGCATTATGTAGCaccattatttttaggagtGTACATCTTAAATCTATTTTCCACTTATGTGATGCATTTTGGGTATTTTGTCAGTTCCTACTTTTCTGGAAGactttcatattttaaaattccTTGTTGGTTTTCAGAATAGTGGCTACGACGCAGATGCAAGCGACGGATGCCAGGAAAGCTTTTCCATGCTTTGATGAACCGGCAATGAAAGCTGTTTTCAACATCACTGTTTTTCATGATCGTGGAACCACAGCCCTCTCCAACGGCATGGACAAAGgtacattaaatatatttaaccaTTTCTGAGGAATTCAAATATTCATCTGATAGTATTATAATAAACAATTTTCATTAGTCAGTAAATCTTGATTACTTTATTTTAGAGACAACTGAGGTTACGGTGGACGGCGTTGAGCTAATCAAAACAGTGTTTGAACCCACCGAAAAAATGTCGACGTATTTGTTGGCATTTATTGTCAGTGAATTCCAAAAAATTGATCAACAAAATGGAAATGTTCTGGTAAGTATCTCTACATAAACAATCCATACATTTACCAATAAAACCAATTGCTCAAAGCTGACACTGGATTTTGTTTTACCACACAGATTCGAATTTATGCCCGTCCAGAAGCCATAAACTCAGGGCAAGGAGTGTATGCACTTTCTGTGACTGGAAAGATTTTTAAATTCTTCGAAAACTATTATAATTCACCCTATCCGTTGCCCAAATCAGATCAGAGACTGACCTGTTGACTATAGAGCTGAATAAAATTGTATGACCTTGCCAATTTGaaactttttaaacaaaaaattcagATCGAAAACTATTTTACAAttattaactgtaatttctTCCACTGTTAATCAGATCAGATCGCCCTGCCTGACTTCAATGCCGGTGCAATGGAAAACTGGGGTTTAATCACATACAGAGAAACGGCACTGTTGTATGATGACGAAATATCCTCAAATGGAAACAAAGAGAGGGTCGCCACTATTATTGCCCATGAACTTGCTCACCAGGTATAATCGTGTGTCTCTTacgatcagtgttggggaaagctacttttaaaagtaatggattacaatattaagttactcctccaaaaagtaactaattgtgttacttagttacttttcatggaaagtaatgcttacgttgcTTTTAAGTTACTTACTTGGCTGAACCTTGATCTCTTTCAgcccttgcaggtgttttttaagaagttctgcattcagaaataccatatttccatcacaaaaatgtcaagctacgtttagtttaattcagtacattattttttttaaatcaaattaattaaactgaaaagtaacttgcattactttttttaaaaagtaacttaaatattaatgtgtacatttaaaaagtaatgctttactttactcgttactttagaaaagtaatattattacgtaatgtacgttacttgtaatgctttacccccaacactgcttacTAGTTTAAAACTCTAAGTCGCAGTGGTCTGAAGTTGTAACACTTCTctatgctctctctctctctctctctctgtttattATTAGTGGTTTGGAAATCTTGTGACTCTAAAGTGGTGGAATGACCTTTGGCTCAATGAAGGTTTTGCATCCTACGTCGAATATCTTGGGGCTGATGAAGCTGAGCCAACGTGGAATATTGTGAGTGTTATGGccaaaaatgctaaataatttatttacccTTTTGCAGATCATCACAAAGCCATTAACATGTTTGTCATGATTGTCTATCCCGCAGAAAGATCTGATAGTTCTCAATGATGTGCACCGAGTTTTTGCCATAGACGCATTGGCCTCATCTCACCCCTTGTCCTCCAAAGAAGAAGATGTCCAGAGACCTGAACAAATTAGTGAAGTCTTTGATACAATCTCCTACAGTAAGGTACACTGACAGAACTGTTTGTTTATGATGATGGTAATGTCTTTATTTGTCTATTTACTAAGATCTGTGATTATAAACTAGCTTGAAACATAGGGTAATATCATCCTCTCCTCTAGGGGGCATCGGTTCTTAGAATGCTGTCAGATTTCCTCACTGAGGCAGTGTTTACTGAAGGAGTCAAAGTAAGTTTTACACTACAAATAGTAAAGTTAAAATTGTAAATGCTTTCAAATTCAAGGGTGAAGAGTCTCATTGTATATTTATGTGTATTGTGTTTCTTTAGACTTATCTGGACCAATTCAAATTCAGCAACACAGTGTACACTGACCTTTGGGACCATCTTCAACAGGTAACATTTAACTATTAAAGATAGTATTGCAGATGCTATTTCTATTTTTGAGCATATAATCATAAGCACACATCAAGGCTTTTAAGGTCACTTTAAATTTCAGTAAACTTTTCATTGGCAGTGTACTTTAAACAAGTTAGCTTTCTACTGTTATTTAACACACTATTCAATTTTGTCTGTTCAAATGTGACACACATTCACTCATGCTAAACATATTATAGGCTGTGGATAAAACCGACACCAATCTCCCCAAAACTGTGCATGAGATTATGGACCGTTGGGTTCTTCAGATGGGCTTCCCGGTGGTCACTATCAACACTGCAACTGGACAAATCACACAAAAGCATTTTCTACTGGACCCCGACTCTGTTGTGGAAAGACCATCAGAATTCAAGTACGCCAAAATGAGAAATATGATTATATGCACACTGTTAGGTAAAGGGTTTAtatggggtggtacccttttaaaaaggacctaatgtaccattaggtatttggtaccaatatataccaataatttttaaaag is drawn from Misgurnus anguillicaudatus chromosome 6, ASM2758022v2, whole genome shotgun sequence and contains these coding sequences:
- the anpepb.1 gene encoding alanyl (membrane) aminopeptidase b, tandem duplicate 1 — encoded protein: MSVHSSHPVVRQRSSMAKGFFISKTIGIVGIVIGAGAVATIIALSVVYSQEKAKNNDVKPTDEVTTTKPPTGPAPTTPQSNEPWDQWRLPKTLIPESYKVDLWPRLKEDPTTGLYIFTGTSSVIFKCVEETDLILIHSNKLNMTKDATLTSIGGKPVPPIKSTWMQTKTQYMVIHLEDKLTAGESYELHTEFVGELADDLGGFYRSVYIDSNGVEKIVATTQMQATDARKAFPCFDEPAMKAVFNITVFHDRGTTALSNGMDKETTEVTVDGVELIKTVFEPTEKMSTYLLAFIVSEFQKIDQQNGNVLIRIYARPEAINSGQGVYALSVTGKIFKFFENYYNSPYPLPKSDQIALPDFNAGAMENWGLITYRETALLYDDEISSNGNKERVATIIAHELAHQWFGNLVTLKWWNDLWLNEGFASYVEYLGADEAEPTWNIKDLIVLNDVHRVFAIDALASSHPLSSKEEDVQRPEQISEVFDTISYSKGASVLRMLSDFLTEAVFTEGVKTYLDQFKFSNTVYTDLWDHLQQAVDKTDTNLPKTVHEIMDRWVLQMGFPVVTINTATGQITQKHFLLDPDSVVERPSEFNYEWFVPIKWMKKDVAQEPYWLLEKTATNDKMKTNTDEWILANINVVGYYRVNYDNENWNRLLNALQTSKASIPVINRAQIIDDAFNLAKAGIIDTTLALDTTKYLLTEKEYMPWEAALDNLDYFYLMFDRTEVYGHMQAYVGKQVKPLFDHFTELTNWTDVAEGHTDQYNQVNALRVACSTGLKNCTDLVQALFKEWMNNPNVNPIKANLRSTVYCSAIAAGGAAEWDFAWERFKSATIASEADKLRGAMACATQPWLLNRYLEYTLDADKIRKQDATSTIINIASNVVGQPLAWDFVRANWEYIFNQYGGGSFSFANLVNGVTKRFSTEYELKQLQQFKDDNADIGFGSGTLAIEQSIERTAANIKWVKQNKDAVLDWFKKAI